In Amphiura filiformis chromosome 1, Afil_fr2py, whole genome shotgun sequence, the following are encoded in one genomic region:
- the LOC140164624 gene encoding cell division control protein 45 homolog → MFVDDIRDQFYDKVLHSRVLVLVSYDVDAICACKILQALFQCDHVQYTVVPVSGRQDLERAYLEHSEQLKYVVMINCGANMDILEVLQPEEHVQFFICDSHRPIDLFNIYNDTQIRLLMAPDEDDNIPAYEEVFRNEESDGDESGIESDDSTEPSGKRRRFDEATIERQIERRQKKRQWEDKRNKIMFEYTEYSYYGSSSAVVMHNLAWKMSKDTNDLLWWAIVGLTDQLLSKKIDREKYVSDVTELNRHVSRHNHRGEEEEDTVSINSMRISFTPELQLVLYRHWSLFDSLKHSSYTACNLKLWTLKGNKRLLEFLADMGIPLAQCKQKFSAMDVSLKDNIRETLEASAKKFGLDSITLPSFQVQYGFKNKVRNSHMAGFTTGREM, encoded by the exons ATGTTTGTGGATGATATTCGAGATCAGTTCTACGACAAAGTATTACACAGT CGTGTTCTGGTTCTGGTATCATACGATGTGGATGCAATCTGCGCATGTAAaattttacaagccttatttcAGTGTGACCATGTACAGTACACTGTGGTCCCTGTGTCAGGCAGGCAAGATCTGGAGAGAGCATATTTGGAACACTCGGAACAG TTAAAATATGTAGTGATGATAAACTGTGGTGCCAATATGGATATACTTGAGGTATTGCAACCAGAGGAACACGTACAGTTCTTCATCTGTGACAGTCATAGGCCTATTGACTTGTTTAACATCTATAATGATACACAG ATTCGGCTTTTAATGGCACCAGATGAGGATGACAACATTCCAGCTTATGAGGAAGTTTTTAGAAATGAAGAA TCTGATGGAGATGAATCTGGTATAGAAAGTGATGACAGCACAGAACCATCTGGAAAGAGGAGAAGATTTGATGAG GCTACTATTGAAAGGCAAATAGAAAGACGTCAGAAGAAACGCCAGTGGGAAGACAAGAGGAACAAAATAATGTTTGAATACACAGAGTATTCATACTATGGTAGTTCG TCTGCTGTTGTGATGCACAACCTAGCCTGGAAAATGTCCAAAGATACTAATGACCTACTATG GTGGGCAATTGTTGGACTAACGGATCAACTGCTATCAAAGAAGATAGACAG AGAAAAGTATGTGTCAGACGTGACTGAGCTAAATAGGCATGTATCAAGACATAATCACCGTGGAGAGGAGGAAGAAGACACAGTGTCAATCAACTCTATGAGGATATCCTTCACACCAGA ATTACAATTAGTGCTATACAGACATTGGTCCCTATTTGACAGTCTGAAACATTCATCATATACTGCTTGCAA TTTGAAGTTATGGACACTGAAGGGTAACAAGCGTCTGCTTGAGTTCCTGGCTGACATGGGTATACCTCTAGCACAGTGCAAACAGAAGTTTTCTGCCATGGATGTCAGCCTCAAGGATAACATCAGGGAAACACTGGAGGCATCAGCTAAGAAATTTGG GCTAGACAGCATTACCTTGCCTTCTTTCCAGGTTCAATATGGATTCAAAAATAAGGTAAGGAATTCACACATGGCTGGTTTTACAACTGGAAGGGAGATGTAA